aaccgattctggttcaatttcctccaacCAGAATGCCCATCcaggacaatcggtctttgtgggcataaACAACAATCGTTTCTAAAtgaaatcggtttacaagtgcattGACGTAGACCGATTGTTATAAACCCAAAaattttgatttaaaaaaattggATTGTTTGAGTGATTACATGTTATTGAAACCTATTCTAGGGGATTGGGTTAATAGAAAAGTACATGATTTGAGTTAAAATGAAAAATTACCTATTTTAGTGAATTTGGTGATTATCGAtaatgtttttgtttgattttgaattcttaattttgatggaaatagaaatgattttgatttgatttagtttttttttgttattagaatttaatgaggataaattagtaaaattaaaatttcatagagggtaaaatggtagtttcatcaaatttagacaccccttatcattctttatggggtggatgaaaaaattcataggccccaatttagccaccCTAATAAAAGGACTGTATAACGATAATTAAATCTCTCCACACccatccaaactttattattCCCTTTCTGGACCCAAATCAAGAGTCCAGGAGAAGTAGAGAAGTTCGAGTctgagagagatagagaaagatgGAGATCACATTAAACAACGGATTAAAGATGCCGATAATGGGTTTGGGTGTATGGAGAATGGAAGGCAAATCAATCAGAGACCTTCTTATCAACGCCATTAAAATTGGTTATCGTCACTTTGATTGTGCTGGTGACTTCCTTTCTCTACTGCAAAACCCATTTTCTAGTATTTTGATACCCAGATTTTGTTTTAATAGAagcatttttactttttttttcagcTGATTACCAAAATGAAGTAGAAGTTGGGGAAGCACTTGCTGAAGCTTTTCAATCTGGTCTTGTTAAGAGAGAGGATCTCTTCATTACCACCAAGGCAAGATTTACAGAAGACTTTTTCCAAATTTATGTTTTATCTCTTTTCACTTCATTTTGTTTAAACCCttgttttgattgtttgtttCTTGTTGTACTTTCAGCTGTGGAATTCAGACCATGGGCATGTTACCGAGGCTTGTAAAAACAGCTTGGAGAAACTAAAGTTAGATTATCTGGATCTGTACCTTGTTCATTTCCCAGTAGCTACAAAACATACTGGTAACTTTTTTCCTACATTCCACTGTATCCATTATAGTTTATCTGAGTAGTTTCTGGGTAGAGTTGAGAAAAGGGTTTACATCTCGAGAAAAGGGTTTAGATCTTGAAATTACTTGTACATAGTTTCAAAATTTTGTCAGAGGGCAGTTCAACTGGTGTGGTATCTTATTTGTATTTCACATAAACGCAGGTGTTGGTACAACTGGTAGTGCTTTGGACGATGAGGGTGTGCTGGAAATAGATACAACCATATCCCTAGAAACAACTTGGCATGCTATGGAAGATTTGGTGTCGAAAGGCTTAGTTCGCAGTATTGGGATCAGGTAATTTCAGAGAGTACATGTGGTTCCTATGTGTAATTAGATGAGTTTGTTGGCTAAATCTGTCGAGTACTTTTTctcgttcttcttctttgtcgATATGAGTTGGCAACTTTCTGTTAACCATCTCCATGGCATTTTTTGATCCATTccaattttggaaacaaaagttGTGTGATAAGGCCAATACAGTATGTGCTATGGCCCTCCTAACCCAAGTTTTCCGTGAAGCAGAATAGTTATGTTCAATTTCCAATACAGTATGTGCTATGGCCCTCCTAACCCAAGTATGTGAAATGATACTTTCTGATTAACCAAATATCTGTGCAGCAACTACGACATCTTCCTCACTAGAGATTGTCTGGCTTACTCGAAGGTGAAGCCTGCTGTGAATCAAATCGAAACACACCCTTACTTCCAACGTGATAGTCTCGTTAAGTTCTGTCAGAAGCATGGCATCTGTGTCACAGCCCACACACCATTGGGGGGTGCTGCAGCTAACACCGAGTGGTTTGGTTCAGTGTCCTGTTTGGATGACCCCGCTATCAAAGTACGTATACCCCCTTCATTTATTTGTGGATACGAACTATGGAATGTGTTGAAAATTGAGAGTTCTCGTCTTGACTCGTACTGTTGCCTAATTATTTTgatcttttttattttctgagAGCAGGCTCTTGCCGAGAAGTATAAGAAAACAGTTGCTCAGGTTGTTCTCCGTTGGGGTATCCAGAGGAACACAGTTGTCATTCCAAAGTCGTCGAAACTTGAGAGGTTGGAAGAGAACTTCAAAGTGTTTGATTTTGAGCTGACCAAGGAGGACATGGAGTCGATCAAGAATGTGGACAGAAAATACAGGACCAACCAGCCAGCC
This is a stretch of genomic DNA from Papaver somniferum cultivar HN1 chromosome 1, ASM357369v1, whole genome shotgun sequence. It encodes these proteins:
- the LOC113289688 gene encoding NADP-dependent D-sorbitol-6-phosphate dehydrogenase-like, which encodes MEITLNNGLKMPIMGLGVWRMEGKSIRDLLINAIKIGYRHFDCAADYQNEVEVGEALAEAFQSGLVKREDLFITTKLWNSDHGHVTEACKNSLEKLKLDYLDLYLVHFPVATKHTGVGTTGSALDDEGVLEIDTTISLETTWHAMEDLVSKGLVRSIGISNYDIFLTRDCLAYSKVKPAVNQIETHPYFQRDSLVKFCQKHGICVTAHTPLGGAAANTEWFGSVSCLDDPAIKALAEKYKKTVAQVVLRWGIQRNTVVIPKSSKLERLEENFKVFDFELTKEDMESIKNVDRKYRTNQPAKFWGVDLYA